A genomic segment from Melospiza georgiana isolate bMelGeo1 chromosome 17, bMelGeo1.pri, whole genome shotgun sequence encodes:
- the LOC131090533 gene encoding tyrosine-protein phosphatase non-receptor type substrate 1-like isoform X1: protein MEPHPRDPGRAAWALPCLLLLALPGVDAQAGQGFTLQQPQAKVTVTAGDNLTLICTVSGIAGPGSVMWLKGWGSGNKTVYDQNNADPSSRVTAAVRGSDTNFTIHIRNVQPEDMGTYYCVKFVKGAFGDDEVFRRGSGTEVTVQAKPSRPLVSGPEQRARPNDSVPFTCTTGGFFPDKIDVKWFKNDNSMTAQPPQVTQTRMKTYNMSSTAQVTLEKGDARSQITCEVTHPTLQAPLRGSFQLSRVLRVPPSVKVRAEPSPAEVNKTVAFTCLLKEFYPANVSISWLENGIEIKGQNLSGPREVSRGLFELSSRVEVQATEEKNGSTITCRVVHDGQAPANDSAVLLISNPTLGGLSNEFQINKDDMLIYIVVGVVCTVLALLVAAILYLIRTKQIKAGKSSPSARLHEPEKSSEATTQESDPNNLTYADLNFEKERKSIRRMVEMSQQSEYACIQSNQAPNGDDNLTYADLDMVHLSKAPKRPAPRPEEAGSEYASVQITRK from the exons ATGGAGCCGCATCCCCGGGATCCCGGCCGCGCCGCCTGGGCATTGccgtgcctgctgctgctcgcCCTGCCCG GTGTGGATGCCCAGGCGGGTCAGGGCTTcactctgcagcagccccaggccaaggtgacagtgacagcggGGGACAATCTCACCCTGATCTGCACTGTATCTGGAATTGCTGGACCAGGTTCTGTGATGTGGCTGAagggctggggcagtgggaaCAAGACTGTCTATGACCAGAATAACGCGGATCCCTCCTCCCGTGTGACGGCGGCAGTCCGTGGGTCTGACACAAACTTCACCATCCACATCAGGAACGTCCAGCCTGAGGACATGGGCACCTACTACTGTGTGAAGTTTGTCAAGGGTGCCTTTGGTGATGATGAGGTGTTTAGGCGTGGCAGTGGCACCGAGGTGACCGTGCAAG CCAAACCCAGCCGCCCACTCGTGTCCGGGCCTGAGCAGAGAGCGAGGCCGAACGACTCTGTGCCTTTCACCTGCACGACTGGAGGGTTCTTTCCTGACAAGATTGACGTGAAATGGTTCAAGAACGACAACTCAATGACGGCTCAGCCACCCCAGGTCACTCAGACAAGGATGAAAACCTACAACATGTCCAGCACAGCGCAGGTGACCCTGGAGAAGGGCGATGCCCGCTCGCAGATCACCTGTGAGGTGACGCACCCCACGCTGCAGGCCCCGCTGCGAGGGAgcttccagctcagcagggtGCTGAGAG ttccccccagcGTCAAAGTGCGCGCTGAGCCGAGCCCCGCTGAGGTGAACAAGACCGTGGCCTTCACCTGCCTCCTGAAGGAGTTTTACCCAGCTAATGTGTCCATTTCCTGGCTGGAGAATGGGATTGAGATAAAGGGGCAGAACCTCTCTGGGCCACGGGAGGTGTCCCGGGGCTTGTTTGAGCTGAGCAGCCGGGTGGAGGTGCAAGCGACAGAGGAGAAAAACGGGTCCACGATCACCTGCAGGGTGGTGCATGACGGCCAGGCCCCTGCCAACGACTCAGCCGTCCTGTTGATCTCCAACCCAACCCTGGGGGGATTGAGCAACGAGTTCCAGATTAATAAAG ATGATATGCTCATCTACATCGTGGTGGGTGTGGTCTGCAccgtgctggccctgctggtggcTGCCATTCTGTACCTGATCCGGACCAAGCAGATCAAGG cAGGTAAAAGCTCACCGTCTGCCAG GTTACATGAGCCAGAGAAGAGCAGTGAGGCCACGACCCAG GAATCCGACCCCAACAACCTGACCTACGCGGACCTGAACTTCgagaaggagaggaagagcaTCCGGCGGATGGTGGAGATGAGCCAGCAGTCGGAGTACGCCTGCATCCAGAGCAACCAGGCGCCCAACGGCGACGACAACCTCACCTACGCCGACCTGGACATGGTGCACCTCAGCAAGGCGCCCAAGcggccggccccgcgccccgAGGAGGCTGGCTCCGAGTATGCCAGCGTCCAGATCACCAGGAAGtga
- the STK35 gene encoding LOW QUALITY PROTEIN: serine/threonine-protein kinase 35 (The sequence of the model RefSeq protein was modified relative to this genomic sequence to represent the inferred CDS: inserted 2 bases in 1 codon), giving the protein MPPELRNRPRASCPPFPVRLHSAGSPSIQHRAAAAGAARPGIYRVPRIYWVPGHHPLPGESPPRRVITYNVRTAPSPVHRVPEHHPPTPGGITPVPPVHPIPGHPAPPVRRPSRGGGRGLLGAGHPPPLHKGLRQGARSRSYPTAAAAAAPPPRPFTLRRAAPGPEPPPPPLPSTGPVPGRGRAPSRRPPPPPGAAVVRAARPRLAERLKRPAARAFPPRGAAAASARAPSPARRCPARGAGGGHXDGGRRGTQRMGRRRRATRRGAMAAAVAAGPGIGGGGGPRYSLLAEIGRGAYGVVYEAVSGRSGARLAVKRIRCDAPENVELALAEFWALTSLRRQHPNVVRFEECVLQRHGLGQRMSHGNKRSQLYLRLVETSLKGERILGYAEEPCYLWFVMEFCEGGDLNQYVLSRRPDPATNKSFMLQLTSAIAFLHKNHIVHRDLKPDNILITEKSGTPVLKVADFGLSKVCAGLTARGKEGGHENKNVNVNKYWLSSACGSDFYMAPEVWEGHYTAKADIFALGIIIWAMIERITFIDAETKKELLGTYIKQGTEIVPVGEALLENPKMELHIPQKRRTSMSEGIKQLLKDMLAANPQDRPDAFELETRMDQVTCAA; this is encoded by the exons ATGCCGCCAGAGCTGCGAAACCGACCCCGAGCCTCATGCCCGCCCTTCCCGGTGCGGCTGCACAGCGCCGGCTCGCCGAGCATCCAGCACCGCGCGGCTGCCGCCGGCGCAGCGCGTCCCGGGATTTACCGGGTGCCGAGGATTTATTGGGTCCCGGGGCACCACCCCCTCCCCGGGGAATCACCTCCCCGCCGGGTCATCACCTACAACGTGCGCACCGCCCCCTCCCCGGTGCACCGCGTCCCGGAGCATCACCCCCCCACCCCCGGCGGCATCACCCCTGTCCCGCCGGTACATCCCATCCCGGGGCATCCCGCCCCCCCGGTGCGCCGCCCGTCCCGGGGCGGGGggagggggctgctgggggcgGGTCACCCCCCGCCGTTACATAAGGGGTTACGTCAGGGCGCGCGGTCACGCTCTTATcccaccgccgccgccgccgccgctcccccaCCCCGCCCATTCACACTGCGCCGTgcagcgcccggcccggagccgccgccgccgccgctccccaG TACGGGGCCGGTACCGGGGAGAGGCCGAGCCCCGTCGCGGCGGCCGCCGCCCCCCCCCGGCGCCGCGGTGGTTCGCGCCGCGCGGCCGCGATTGGCCGAGCGCTTAAAGCGGCCGGCAGCGCGCGCTTTTCCGCCccgcggcgcggcggcggcatCGGCGCGTGCCCCCTCGCCcgcgcggcgctgcccggcacgcggggcgggggggggcCA GGACGGCGGCCGCCGCGGGACACAAAGGatggggcggcggcggcgggcgacGCGGCGCGGGGCCAtggcggcggcggtggcggccgggccgggcatcggcggcggcggcggcccgcGGTACAGCCTGCTGGCCGAGATCGGCCGCGGCGCCTACGGCGTGGTGTACGAGGCGGTGTCGGGCCGCAGCGGCGCCCGGCTGGCGGTGAAGCGGATCCGTTGCGACGCTCCCGAGAACGTGGAGCTGGCGCTGGCCGAGTTCTGGGCCCTGACGAGCCTCCGGCGGCAGCACCCCAACGTGGTGCGCTTCGAGGAGTGCGTCCTGCAGCGGCACGGCCTGGGGCAGCGCATGAGCCACGGCAACAAGCGCAGCCAACTCTACCTGCGCCTCGTCGAGACCTCCCTCAAAG GTGAGAGGATCCTGGGCTATGCAGAGGAGCCTTGCTACCTGTGGTTTGTCATGGAGTTCTGTGAAGGAGGAGACCTCAACCAGTACGTGCTGTCCCGAAGGCCCGACCCTGCCACCAACAAGAGCTTCATGCTGCAGCTGACCAGTGCCATTGCCTTCCTGCACAAGAACCACATTGTCCACCGGGACCTGAAGCCAGACAACATCCTGATAACTGAGAAATCTGGCACCCCTGTGCTCAAGGTGGCTGACTTTGGGCTGAGCAAGGTCTGTGCTGGCCTGACTGCTCGGGGCAAGGAGGGTGGGCATGAGAACAAAAATGTGAATGTGAACAAGTACTGGCTGTCCTCAGCCTGTGGCTCTGATTTCTACATGGCACCCGAGGTGTGGGAGGGACACTACACTGCCAAGGCTGACATCTTCGCCCTCGGCATCATCATCTGGGCCATGATTGAGAGGATCACCTTCATTGATGCTGAGACCaagaaggagctgctggggactTACATCAAGCAGGGGACCGAGATTGTGCCCGTCGGGGAAGCGCTGCTAGAAAACCCAAAGATGGAGCTGCACATCCCTCAGAAACGCAGGACTTCCATGTCTGAGGGGATCAAGCAGCTCTTGAAAGACATGTTGGCTGCTAACCCACAGGATCGACCTGATGCCTTTGAGCTTGAAACCAGAATGGACCAGGTTACATGTGCTGCTTAA
- the PDYN gene encoding proenkephalin-B: MARRALALALCLSLSAVASADCVTQCSLCAAQSRGAESSVQPLMCLWQCQGSLSPGPEWEMCRKALALLAPLVALAEGTEPSPQEAEEDEAEPEQALGAAELPPAPAKRYGGFMKMMSKAKLLSLLRENAHSKGGLSKKSGGFGRKPGERAAPEDYPGPAGDGDGDEEPTGAEGPELHKRYGGFLRRIRPKLKWDNQKRYGGFLRRQFKVTTRSDEDPSAYSGEVSDL; the protein is encoded by the exons ATGGCACGGCGGGCACTGGCGCTGGcactctgcctgtccctgtctgcGGTGGCATCTGCCGACTGTGTCACCCAGTGCTCCCTCTGCGCAGCCCAGAGCCGCGGTGCCGAGAGCAGCGTCCAGCCCCTG ATGTGCCTGTGGCAATGCCAGGGCTCCTTGTCACCCGGCCCCGAGTGGGAGATGTGCAGGAAGGCGCTGGCGCTCCTGGCCCCGCTGGTGGCCCTGgctgaggggacagagccatccccacaggaggcagaggaggatgaggcagagccagagcaggctctgggcgctgcagagctgccaccagcGCCGGCCAAGCGCTACGGGGGCTTCATGAAGATGATGTCCAAGGCgaagctgctgtccctgctccgcGAGAACGCTCACAGCAAGGGCGGCCTCAGCAAGAAGTCCGGGGGCTTCGGCCGCAAGCCGGGCGAGCGAGCGGCCCCCGAGGACTACCCGGGGCCGGCaggggacggggatggggacgAGGAGCCCacgggggccgaggggccggaGCTGCACAAGCGCTACGGGGGCTTCCTGCGCCGCATCCGGCCCAAGCTCAAGTGGGACAATCAGAAGCGCTACGGGGGCTTCCTGCGGCGGCAGTTCAAGGTGACCACGCGCTCGGACGAGGACCCCAGCGCCTACTCAGGGGAGGTCTCAGACCTATAG
- the LOC131090533 gene encoding tyrosine-protein phosphatase non-receptor type substrate 1-like isoform X2 — translation MEPHPRDPGRAAWALPCLLLLALPGVDAQAGQGFTLQQPQAKVTVTAGDNLTLICTVSGIAGPGSVMWLKGWGSGNKTVYDQNNADPSSRVTAAVRGSDTNFTIHIRNVQPEDMGTYYCVKFVKGAFGDDEVFRRGSGTEVTVQAKPSRPLVSGPEQRARPNDSVPFTCTTGGFFPDKIDVKWFKNDNSMTAQPPQVTQTRMKTYNMSSTAQVTLEKGDARSQITCEVTHPTLQAPLRGSFQLSRVLRVPPSVKVRAEPSPAEVNKTVAFTCLLKEFYPANVSISWLENGIEIKGQNLSGPREVSRGLFELSSRVEVQATEEKNGSTITCRVVHDGQAPANDSAVLLISNPTLGGLSNEFQINKDDMLIYIVVGVVCTVLALLVAAILYLIRTKQIKGKSSPSARLHEPEKSSEATTQESDPNNLTYADLNFEKERKSIRRMVEMSQQSEYACIQSNQAPNGDDNLTYADLDMVHLSKAPKRPAPRPEEAGSEYASVQITRK, via the exons ATGGAGCCGCATCCCCGGGATCCCGGCCGCGCCGCCTGGGCATTGccgtgcctgctgctgctcgcCCTGCCCG GTGTGGATGCCCAGGCGGGTCAGGGCTTcactctgcagcagccccaggccaaggtgacagtgacagcggGGGACAATCTCACCCTGATCTGCACTGTATCTGGAATTGCTGGACCAGGTTCTGTGATGTGGCTGAagggctggggcagtgggaaCAAGACTGTCTATGACCAGAATAACGCGGATCCCTCCTCCCGTGTGACGGCGGCAGTCCGTGGGTCTGACACAAACTTCACCATCCACATCAGGAACGTCCAGCCTGAGGACATGGGCACCTACTACTGTGTGAAGTTTGTCAAGGGTGCCTTTGGTGATGATGAGGTGTTTAGGCGTGGCAGTGGCACCGAGGTGACCGTGCAAG CCAAACCCAGCCGCCCACTCGTGTCCGGGCCTGAGCAGAGAGCGAGGCCGAACGACTCTGTGCCTTTCACCTGCACGACTGGAGGGTTCTTTCCTGACAAGATTGACGTGAAATGGTTCAAGAACGACAACTCAATGACGGCTCAGCCACCCCAGGTCACTCAGACAAGGATGAAAACCTACAACATGTCCAGCACAGCGCAGGTGACCCTGGAGAAGGGCGATGCCCGCTCGCAGATCACCTGTGAGGTGACGCACCCCACGCTGCAGGCCCCGCTGCGAGGGAgcttccagctcagcagggtGCTGAGAG ttccccccagcGTCAAAGTGCGCGCTGAGCCGAGCCCCGCTGAGGTGAACAAGACCGTGGCCTTCACCTGCCTCCTGAAGGAGTTTTACCCAGCTAATGTGTCCATTTCCTGGCTGGAGAATGGGATTGAGATAAAGGGGCAGAACCTCTCTGGGCCACGGGAGGTGTCCCGGGGCTTGTTTGAGCTGAGCAGCCGGGTGGAGGTGCAAGCGACAGAGGAGAAAAACGGGTCCACGATCACCTGCAGGGTGGTGCATGACGGCCAGGCCCCTGCCAACGACTCAGCCGTCCTGTTGATCTCCAACCCAACCCTGGGGGGATTGAGCAACGAGTTCCAGATTAATAAAG ATGATATGCTCATCTACATCGTGGTGGGTGTGGTCTGCAccgtgctggccctgctggtggcTGCCATTCTGTACCTGATCCGGACCAAGCAGATCAAGG GTAAAAGCTCACCGTCTGCCAG GTTACATGAGCCAGAGAAGAGCAGTGAGGCCACGACCCAG GAATCCGACCCCAACAACCTGACCTACGCGGACCTGAACTTCgagaaggagaggaagagcaTCCGGCGGATGGTGGAGATGAGCCAGCAGTCGGAGTACGCCTGCATCCAGAGCAACCAGGCGCCCAACGGCGACGACAACCTCACCTACGCCGACCTGGACATGGTGCACCTCAGCAAGGCGCCCAAGcggccggccccgcgccccgAGGAGGCTGGCTCCGAGTATGCCAGCGTCCAGATCACCAGGAAGtga